In Brienomyrus brachyistius isolate T26 chromosome 14, BBRACH_0.4, whole genome shotgun sequence, the following proteins share a genomic window:
- the itsn2b gene encoding intersectin-2b isoform X1, whose product MNGPHSIWAITTEERGKHDKQFDALSPTLGYVSADQARKFFQQSGLPASVLTEIWTLADVTKDGKMDRLEFSMAMKLIKLKLQGQSLPSALPIVMKQTPLQGSSFGIGSIPNLSLMSSMPGIPAMPIASSMTSMAPMGVVPPPMASLPLNMVPPLSSHPLPNGTAGILQPSATSLNSTLPNSNSFSSSPLGFNNTEMTKAQSLLDLGSSSSNSSSTNSPVSSSPKVGGSDWAVPQSSRLRYRQQFNSLDKQMTGYLSGPQVRNVLTASQLTQTQLANIWNLADVDKDGKLKAEEFILAMHLVDMAKVGQPLPLTLPLDLVPPSFRSGNLNDISNGNIPSIYVGATEDFEAKTSQKAKNNVTFEDKRKENFDRGNAELEKRRQALQEQQRRDEERRAQEAREEQERREQEALELERRRLLEQERRLERMRELERQKEEERQKELERKEAARLELERQRREDWEQRKQHELLSCKNQELEDIMRLKAKKRNLEMELEAVGDKHKQISDRLRDAHSKKKIQKAELDLVNQRRDCHIMEINTLQKQFEDYQKKLSLLVPEHHRLKEKLNNIGFDNLPISSMATLKKSVEDKDITCRKLKEQLDALEKETSAKLLEMDDYNKTIKELRESQRKQQSALDKLYVVKEGKLRELQRHRERLFEKRKEEEEAIRRAKMEKDRQWQEKLQRDEEARQRRLREEREAKVQAEEKQEFLDRLQAAREQVDSDQWAVEEEEEEKGREAGKETKEEERRQEERQQEDIFDGRGGHVAAPEPQNDVVTGTHQDGRDTLPSVTSVHMESETLTTRRALYPFAARTVDELTFEAGDLIEVDKTTEGEQGWLYGSCRDKTGWFPATYVDRESKPEEPSPVQPAPMPPTLPTIVETEAGTPSTGRLSSAFSPTHMPRVATEEQPQVVGDLQAQALCSWTAKKDSHLNFSKDDVITVLEQQENWWQGELNGARGWFPRTYVTLLSEGDASPDSSMHTSTDGGETTETSQMEEYVALYTYESPEPGDLAFNQGDSILVTERDGEWWRGCIGDRTGVFPSTYVKPREPDISGNNGRPGASGKKPEVAQVCSAYMATGAEQLSLLPGQLILILTKNPTGWWLGELQARGKKRQKGWFPASHVKLLGLNSGKSTPAPLPICQVISLYDYTAVNEDEMSFSKGQPINVLEKTSPDWWKGEINGVTGLIPTNYIKMSTNESDTSQQWNGDLMRLESVSPLERKRQGYIHELVETEERYVEDLQLALQVFHKPMSESGRLTDSEMNMIFVNWNELIASNTALLKALQPRKSAAGEGVPVQMIGDVLASHLSSMQPYILFCSCQLNAAALLQHKTDQEPDFKIFLKKIATDYRCKGMPLSSFLLKPMQRITRYPLIIKNILESTPETHVDHSHLQEALEKAEELCLQVNEGVREKENSDRLEWIQAHVQREGIIENLTFNSLTNCMGPRKILHSGKLCKTKSNKELHVFLFNDFLLFTQLAKQFSSSGGDRLFSSKSNAQFKIYKTPVFLNEVLVKFPSDPSSDDPIFHISHVERIYSFKTENVNERTSWVQKIKAASDNFIDMEKKRREKAYQARSVKTSGIGRLLVTVQEAVELKSSKSTGKCNSYCEVSVGVQSYSSRTLTDALNPKWNFNCQFFIRDLYQDVLCIAIFEKNQFSPDDFLGRAELPVATIKKEFENKGPSNRRLLLHEVPTGEVVIRLDLQLFDQKT is encoded by the exons CGGATCAGGCGCGCAAGTTCTTCCAACAGTCCGGCCTTCCTGCCTCTGTGCTGACAGAAATATG GACCCTCGCAGACGTCACCAAGGATGGGAAGATGGACAGGCTGGAGTTCTCCATGGCCATGAAGCTGATCAAACTGAAACTGCAAGGGCAGAGCCTCCCCTCCGCGCTTCCCATTGTTATGAAGCAGACGCCTCTGCAAGGCTCCAGCTTCG GAATTGGATCCATCCCGAACCTTTCGCTGATGTCCAGCATGCCCGGAATACCAGCCATGCCCATTGCATCCTCAATGACCTCGATGGCTCCAATGGGTGTTGTCCCTCCACCAATGGCTTCCCTTCCATTGAATATGGTGCCACCCCTTAGCTCGCACCCTCTGCCAAACGGGACAGCTGGTATCCTCCAGCCTTCCGCCACCTCCCTCAACTCAA CTCTCCCCAACTCCAACTCCTTTTCTTCCTCTCCGCTGGGGTTTAACAACACTGAGATGACTAAAGCACAGTCTTTGCTGGACCTTGGATCAAGCAG CTCCAACTCGTCATCCACAAACTCCCCGGTGAGCAGTTCTCCCAAAGTGGGCGGTTCGGACTGGGCGGTACCACAGTCTTCTCGCCTCCGATATCGGCAGCAGTTTAATAGTCTTGACAAACAGATGACCGGTTACCTCTCAG GTCCCCAGGTCAGGAATGTACTTACTGCATCGCAGCTCACTCAAACGCAGCTGGCTAACATTTG GAATCTGGCAGACGTGGATAAGGATGGGAAGCTGAAAGCCGAGGAGTTCATCTTGGCCATGCACCTGGTGGACATGGCCAAAGTCGGACAGCCACTGCCCCTTACGCTGCCTCTGGACCTCGTACCGCCTTCATTTCG GAGTGGAAACCTGAATGATATATCAAATGGAAACATTCCTTCTATCTATGTTGGAGCCACTGAGGACTTTGAGGCAAAGACGTCGCAGAAAGCTAAGAATAATG TGACGTTTGAGGACAAGCGCAAGGAGAACTTCGACCGGGGCAACGCGGAGCTGGAGAAGCGGCGGCAGGCCCTGCAGGAGCAGCAGCGGCGGGACGAGGAGCGCCGGGCCCAGGAGGCACGCGAGGAGCAGGAGCGACGCGAGCAGGAGGCCCTAGAGCTGGAAAGGAGGCGGCTACTGGAGCAGGAGCGGAGGCTGGAGCGCATGCGAGAGCTCGAGAggcagaaggaggaggagcggcAGAAGGAGCTGGAGCGCAAGGAG GCAGCCCGACTGGAGCTGGAACGGCAGAGACGGGAGGACTGGGAGCAGAGGAAACAGCATGAGCTGCTGAGCTGCAAAAACCAGGAGCTGGAAGACATCATGCGGCTGAAGGCCAAGAAGAGGAACCTGGAGATGGAGCTGGAGGCTGTG GGGGACAAGCACAAGCAAATCTCTGATCGCCTCCGGGACGCACACAGTAAGAAAAAGATACAGAAGGCCGAACTGGACCTGGTTAACCAGCGGCGGGACTGCCACATCATGGAGATCAACACCCTACAGAAGCAGTTTGAG GACTATCAGAAGAAGCTCTCTCTGCTGGTTCCAGAACATCATAGGCTGAAGGAGAAACTGAACAACATCGGCTTTGACAACCTCCCCA tATCATCTAtggcaactttaaagaaaagTGTGGAGGACAAGGACATAACATGTCGGAAACTGAAGGAGCAGCTGGATGCCCTAGAGAAGGAGACGTCGGCAAAGCTTCTGGAGATGGACGATTATAACAAGACCATCAAG GAGTTGCGggagagccagaggaagcagcaGTCAGCCCTGGACAAGTTGTATGTCGTGAAGGAGGGCAAACTCCGCGAGCTGCAGAGACACCGCGAGCGGCTTTTTGAGAAGcggaaagaggaagaggaggcaaTCAG GAGAGCTAAGATGGAGAAGGACCGGCAGTGGCAAGAGAAACTGCAGCGAGATGAGGAGGCTCGCCAGAGGCGTCtgagggaggagagggaggccAAAGTCCAAGCAGAGGAGAAGCAGGAGTTCCTGGATCGCCTGCAAGCGGCCAGGGAGCAGGTGGACAGTGACCAGTGGgccgtggaggaggaggaggaggagaaagggagggaggcagggaaggagacGAAAGAAGAGGAAAGGAGACAAGAGGAAAGGCAGCAGGAGGATATCTTTGATGGACGAGGAGGGCATGTGGCGGCACCAGAGCCGCAGAATGATGTGGTGACAGGGACTCATCAGGACGGAAGAG ATACTCTACCGTCCGTCACTTCTGTACACATGGAATCTGAGACTTTGACGACTCGCAGAGCCCTGTACCCCTTTGCAGCGCGGACTGTAGACGAGCTGACGTTTGAGGCTGGTGACCTTATAGAG GTGGACAAAACAACTGAAGGTGAGCAGGGCTGGCTGTATGGCAGTTGCCGGGATAAGACAGGCTGGTTCCCAGCGACCTACGTGGACAGAGAGTCTAAGCCGGAGGAACCGTCCCCTGTCCAGCCGGCCCCGATGCCCCCGACCCTGCCCACCAT AGTGGAGACAGAGGCTGGCACCCCCAGCACCGGGAGGCTGAGCTCTGCCTTCTCCCCGACCCACATGCCGCGCGTGGCCACTGAGGAGCAGCCACAG GTTGTGGGAGACCTCCAGGCccaggcgctgtgctcttggacGGCAAAGAAGGACAGTCACCTGAATTTCTCCAAGGATGATGTCATCACTGTATTGGAGCAGCAGGAGAATTGGTGGCAGGGGGAGCTCAATGGGGCCCGGGGCTGGTTTCCTAGGACCTACGTCACCCTGCTCTCTGAAGGAGATGCCAGCCCAGA TAGTTCAATGCACACATCAACAGATGGAGGGGAAACGACAGAGACGTCTCAGATGGAAG AGTATGTAGCCCTGTACACTTACGAGAGCCCAGAACCGGGAGACTTGGCCTTCAACCAGGGGGACAGTATCCTCGTTACAGAACGCGACGGAGAGTGGTGGAGGGGCTGCATCGGGGACAGGACTGGCGTCTTCCCCTCCACCTACGTCAAACCAAGAGAGCCTGAC ATCTCTGGTAATAATGGCAGACCAGGCGCCTCTGGCAAGAAACCAG AGGTGGCCCAGGTGTGCAGTGCATACATGGCCACTGGAGCCGAGCAGCTCAGCCTGTTGCCTGGCCAGCTGATTCTGATCCTCACCAAAAACCCCACAGGATGGTGGCTTGGCGAGCTGCAG GCGAGAGGTAAAAAGCGTCAGAAGGGCTGGTTCCCTGCCTCCCATGTTAAACTGCTTGGTCTCAACAGTGGCAAATCCACCCCAGCTCCTCTCCCAA TCTGCCAGGTCATTTCCTTGTATGACTACACGGCCGTCAACGAGGATGAGATGAGCTTCTCCAAGGGTCAGCCAATCAATGTCCTGGAAAAGACGAGCCCGGATTGGTGGAAAGGCGAAATCAATGGAGTTACAGGGCTCATCCCCACCAACTACATCAAAATGAGTACCAATGAGTCTGATACCAGTCAGCAAT GGAATGGGGACCTGATGCGGCTGGAGAGTGTGAGCCCGCTGGAGAGGAAGCGACAGGGCTACATCCACGAGCTCGTCGAGACTGAGGAGCGCTATGTAGAAGACCTTCAGCTGGCTCTTCAG GTTTTTCACAAGCCCATGTCTGAATCTGGCCGCCTGACAGACTCTGAGATGAACATGATCTTTGTCAACTGGAATGAGCTCATTGCCTCCAACACTGCACTTCTCAA GGCCCTGCAGCCACGGAAGTCAGCCGCCGGGGAAGGGGTGCCTGTGCAGATGATCGGCGACGTCCTGGCTTCCCACCTGTCCTCCATGCAGCCGTACATACTGTTCTGCAGCTGTCAGCTTAATGCAGCCGCCCTGTTGCAGCACAAGACTGACCAAGAGCCCGACTTCAAGATCTTCCTAAAG AAAATTGCCACTGATTATCGCTGCAAAGGCATGCCACTGTCTAGCTTCCTGCTCAAACCTATGCAGAGGATTACGCGCTATCCTCTCATCATCAAGAAC ATCCTGGAAAGCACGCCTGAGACTCACGTGGACCACAGCCACCTGCAGGAGGCCCTGGAGAAGGCAGAGGAGCTTTGCTTGCAGGTCAATGAGGGGGTTCGGGAGAAGGAGAATTCGGATAGACTTGAGTGGATCCAGGCCCATGTGCAACGTGAAGGTATCATTGAG AATTTGACCTTCAACTCCCTGACCAATTGCATGGGTCCTCGTAAAATTCTGCACAGCGGGAAGTTGTGCAAGACCAAGAGCAACAAGGAGCTGCACGTGTTCCTCTTCAAtgacttccttctctttacccAACTCGCCAAGCAGTTTTCTTCATCTGGGGGAGATAGACTGTTCAGCTCCAAGTCTAACGCACAGTTCAAGATATATAAGACG CCAGTGTTTCTGAACGAGGTCCTGGTGAAGTTTCCCTCTGATCCTTCCAGTGATGACCCAATCTTCCACATCTCGCACGTCGAACGCATCTATTCCTTCAAGACTGAGAACGTCAACGAAAG GACATCCTGGGTGCAGAAGATTAAAGCTGCGTCAGATAATTTCATTGACATGGAAAAGAAAAGGCGAGAAAAGGCCTATCAAG CACGCTCTGTTAAGACCAGCGGTATTGGACGTCTGCTCGTGACCGTGCAGGAGGCCGTGGAGCTAAAGTCATCGAAATCCACCG GAAAATGTAACTCATACTGTGAGGTATCGGTGGGAGTGCAGAGCTATAGCTCTCGTACCCTGACAGACGCACTCAATCCAAAATGGAATTTTAACTGCCAGTTCTTCATCAGAGACCTCTATCAGGATGTCCTGTGTATTGCAATCTTTGAAAAGAACCAGTTTTCCCCTGACG ATTTCTTGGGTCGTGCGGAACTTCCTGTGGCAACAATCAAGAAGGAGTTTGAGAACAAGGGGCCGTCAAACCGTCGGCTGCTGCTGCACGAGGTGCCAACTGGGGAAGTTGTGATCCGGCTGGACCTGCAGCTCTTTGATCAGAAGACGTGA
- the itsn2b gene encoding intersectin-2b isoform X2: MNGPHSIWAITTEERGKHDKQFDALSPTLGYVSADQARKFFQQSGLPASVLTEIWTLADVTKDGKMDRLEFSMAMKLIKLKLQGQSLPSALPIVMKQTPLQGSSFGIGSIPNLSLMSSMPGIPAMPIASSMTSMAPMGVVPPPMASLPLNMVPPLSSHPLPNGTAGILQPSATSLNSTLPNSNSFSSSPLGFNNTEMTKAQSLLDLGSSSSNSSSTNSPVSSSPKVGGSDWAVPQSSRLRYRQQFNSLDKQMTGYLSGPQVRNVLTASQLTQTQLANIWNLADVDKDGKLKAEEFILAMHLVDMAKVGQPLPLTLPLDLVPPSFRSGNLNDISNGNIPSIYVGATEDFEAKTSQKAKNNVTFEDKRKENFDRGNAELEKRRQALQEQQRRDEERRAQEAREEQERREQEALELERRRLLEQERRLERMRELERQKEEERQKELERKEAARLELERQRREDWEQRKQHELLSCKNQELEDIMRLKAKKRNLEMELEAVGDKHKQISDRLRDAHSKKKIQKAELDLVNQRRDCHIMEINTLQKQFEDYQKKLSLLVPEHHRLKEKLNNIGFDNLPISSMATLKKSVEDKDITCRKLKEQLDALEKETSAKLLEMDDYNKTIKSDDMDDCVLHGLLSLLGCLSNLFLLIKELRESQRKQQSALDKLYVVKEGKLRELQRHRERLFEKRKEEEEAIRRAKMEKDRQWQEKLQRDEEARQRRLREEREAKVQAEEKQEFLDRLQAAREQVDSDQWAVEEEEEEKGREAGKETKEEERRQEERQQEDIFDGRGGHVAAPEPQNDVVTGTHQDGRDTLPSVTSVHMESETLTTRRALYPFAARTVDELTFEAGDLIEVDKTTEGEQGWLYGSCRDKTGWFPATYVDRESKPEEPSPVQPAPMPPTLPTIVETEAGTPSTGRLSSAFSPTHMPRVATEEQPQVVGDLQAQALCSWTAKKDSHLNFSKDDVITVLEQQENWWQGELNGARGWFPRTYVTLLSEGDASPDSSMHTSTDGGETTETSQMEEYVALYTYESPEPGDLAFNQGDSILVTERDGEWWRGCIGDRTGVFPSTYVKPREPDISGNNGRPGASGKKPEVAQVCSAYMATGAEQLSLLPGQLILILTKNPTGWWLGELQARGKKRQKGWFPASHVKLLGLNSGKSTPAPLPICQVISLYDYTAVNEDEMSFSKGQPINVLEKTSPDWWKGEINGVTGLIPTNYIKMSTNESDTSQQWNGDLMRLESVSPLERKRQGYIHELVETEERYVEDLQLALQVFHKPMSESGRLTDSEMNMIFVNWNELIASNTALLKALQPRKSAAGEGVPVQMIGDVLASHLSSMQPYILFCSCQLNAAALLQHKTDQEPDFKIFLKKIATDYRCKGMPLSSFLLKPMQRITRYPLIIKNILESTPETHVDHSHLQEALEKAEELCLQVNEGVREKENSDRLEWIQAHVQREGIIENLTFNSLTNCMGPRKILHSGKLCKTKSNKELHVFLFNDFLLFTQLAKQFSSSGGDRLFSSKSNAQFKIYKTPVFLNEVLVKFPSDPSSDDPIFHISHVERIYSFKTENVNERTSWVQKIKAASDNFIDMEKKRREKAYQARSVKTSGIGRLLVTVQEAVELKSSKSTGKCNSYCEVSVGVQSYSSRTLTDALNPKWNFNCQFFIRDLYQDVLCIAIFEKNQFSPDDFLGRAELPVATIKKEFENKGPSNRRLLLHEVPTGEVVIRLDLQLFDQKT; encoded by the exons CGGATCAGGCGCGCAAGTTCTTCCAACAGTCCGGCCTTCCTGCCTCTGTGCTGACAGAAATATG GACCCTCGCAGACGTCACCAAGGATGGGAAGATGGACAGGCTGGAGTTCTCCATGGCCATGAAGCTGATCAAACTGAAACTGCAAGGGCAGAGCCTCCCCTCCGCGCTTCCCATTGTTATGAAGCAGACGCCTCTGCAAGGCTCCAGCTTCG GAATTGGATCCATCCCGAACCTTTCGCTGATGTCCAGCATGCCCGGAATACCAGCCATGCCCATTGCATCCTCAATGACCTCGATGGCTCCAATGGGTGTTGTCCCTCCACCAATGGCTTCCCTTCCATTGAATATGGTGCCACCCCTTAGCTCGCACCCTCTGCCAAACGGGACAGCTGGTATCCTCCAGCCTTCCGCCACCTCCCTCAACTCAA CTCTCCCCAACTCCAACTCCTTTTCTTCCTCTCCGCTGGGGTTTAACAACACTGAGATGACTAAAGCACAGTCTTTGCTGGACCTTGGATCAAGCAG CTCCAACTCGTCATCCACAAACTCCCCGGTGAGCAGTTCTCCCAAAGTGGGCGGTTCGGACTGGGCGGTACCACAGTCTTCTCGCCTCCGATATCGGCAGCAGTTTAATAGTCTTGACAAACAGATGACCGGTTACCTCTCAG GTCCCCAGGTCAGGAATGTACTTACTGCATCGCAGCTCACTCAAACGCAGCTGGCTAACATTTG GAATCTGGCAGACGTGGATAAGGATGGGAAGCTGAAAGCCGAGGAGTTCATCTTGGCCATGCACCTGGTGGACATGGCCAAAGTCGGACAGCCACTGCCCCTTACGCTGCCTCTGGACCTCGTACCGCCTTCATTTCG GAGTGGAAACCTGAATGATATATCAAATGGAAACATTCCTTCTATCTATGTTGGAGCCACTGAGGACTTTGAGGCAAAGACGTCGCAGAAAGCTAAGAATAATG TGACGTTTGAGGACAAGCGCAAGGAGAACTTCGACCGGGGCAACGCGGAGCTGGAGAAGCGGCGGCAGGCCCTGCAGGAGCAGCAGCGGCGGGACGAGGAGCGCCGGGCCCAGGAGGCACGCGAGGAGCAGGAGCGACGCGAGCAGGAGGCCCTAGAGCTGGAAAGGAGGCGGCTACTGGAGCAGGAGCGGAGGCTGGAGCGCATGCGAGAGCTCGAGAggcagaaggaggaggagcggcAGAAGGAGCTGGAGCGCAAGGAG GCAGCCCGACTGGAGCTGGAACGGCAGAGACGGGAGGACTGGGAGCAGAGGAAACAGCATGAGCTGCTGAGCTGCAAAAACCAGGAGCTGGAAGACATCATGCGGCTGAAGGCCAAGAAGAGGAACCTGGAGATGGAGCTGGAGGCTGTG GGGGACAAGCACAAGCAAATCTCTGATCGCCTCCGGGACGCACACAGTAAGAAAAAGATACAGAAGGCCGAACTGGACCTGGTTAACCAGCGGCGGGACTGCCACATCATGGAGATCAACACCCTACAGAAGCAGTTTGAG GACTATCAGAAGAAGCTCTCTCTGCTGGTTCCAGAACATCATAGGCTGAAGGAGAAACTGAACAACATCGGCTTTGACAACCTCCCCA tATCATCTAtggcaactttaaagaaaagTGTGGAGGACAAGGACATAACATGTCGGAAACTGAAGGAGCAGCTGGATGCCCTAGAGAAGGAGACGTCGGCAAAGCTTCTGGAGATGGACGATTATAACAAGACCATCAAG TCTGACGATATGGACGACTGTGTGCTTCACGGCCTTCTGTCTTTGCTGGGCTGTCTTAGCAATCTCTTCCTCCTCATTAAG GAGTTGCGggagagccagaggaagcagcaGTCAGCCCTGGACAAGTTGTATGTCGTGAAGGAGGGCAAACTCCGCGAGCTGCAGAGACACCGCGAGCGGCTTTTTGAGAAGcggaaagaggaagaggaggcaaTCAG GAGAGCTAAGATGGAGAAGGACCGGCAGTGGCAAGAGAAACTGCAGCGAGATGAGGAGGCTCGCCAGAGGCGTCtgagggaggagagggaggccAAAGTCCAAGCAGAGGAGAAGCAGGAGTTCCTGGATCGCCTGCAAGCGGCCAGGGAGCAGGTGGACAGTGACCAGTGGgccgtggaggaggaggaggaggagaaagggagggaggcagggaaggagacGAAAGAAGAGGAAAGGAGACAAGAGGAAAGGCAGCAGGAGGATATCTTTGATGGACGAGGAGGGCATGTGGCGGCACCAGAGCCGCAGAATGATGTGGTGACAGGGACTCATCAGGACGGAAGAG ATACTCTACCGTCCGTCACTTCTGTACACATGGAATCTGAGACTTTGACGACTCGCAGAGCCCTGTACCCCTTTGCAGCGCGGACTGTAGACGAGCTGACGTTTGAGGCTGGTGACCTTATAGAG GTGGACAAAACAACTGAAGGTGAGCAGGGCTGGCTGTATGGCAGTTGCCGGGATAAGACAGGCTGGTTCCCAGCGACCTACGTGGACAGAGAGTCTAAGCCGGAGGAACCGTCCCCTGTCCAGCCGGCCCCGATGCCCCCGACCCTGCCCACCAT AGTGGAGACAGAGGCTGGCACCCCCAGCACCGGGAGGCTGAGCTCTGCCTTCTCCCCGACCCACATGCCGCGCGTGGCCACTGAGGAGCAGCCACAG GTTGTGGGAGACCTCCAGGCccaggcgctgtgctcttggacGGCAAAGAAGGACAGTCACCTGAATTTCTCCAAGGATGATGTCATCACTGTATTGGAGCAGCAGGAGAATTGGTGGCAGGGGGAGCTCAATGGGGCCCGGGGCTGGTTTCCTAGGACCTACGTCACCCTGCTCTCTGAAGGAGATGCCAGCCCAGA TAGTTCAATGCACACATCAACAGATGGAGGGGAAACGACAGAGACGTCTCAGATGGAAG AGTATGTAGCCCTGTACACTTACGAGAGCCCAGAACCGGGAGACTTGGCCTTCAACCAGGGGGACAGTATCCTCGTTACAGAACGCGACGGAGAGTGGTGGAGGGGCTGCATCGGGGACAGGACTGGCGTCTTCCCCTCCACCTACGTCAAACCAAGAGAGCCTGAC ATCTCTGGTAATAATGGCAGACCAGGCGCCTCTGGCAAGAAACCAG AGGTGGCCCAGGTGTGCAGTGCATACATGGCCACTGGAGCCGAGCAGCTCAGCCTGTTGCCTGGCCAGCTGATTCTGATCCTCACCAAAAACCCCACAGGATGGTGGCTTGGCGAGCTGCAG GCGAGAGGTAAAAAGCGTCAGAAGGGCTGGTTCCCTGCCTCCCATGTTAAACTGCTTGGTCTCAACAGTGGCAAATCCACCCCAGCTCCTCTCCCAA TCTGCCAGGTCATTTCCTTGTATGACTACACGGCCGTCAACGAGGATGAGATGAGCTTCTCCAAGGGTCAGCCAATCAATGTCCTGGAAAAGACGAGCCCGGATTGGTGGAAAGGCGAAATCAATGGAGTTACAGGGCTCATCCCCACCAACTACATCAAAATGAGTACCAATGAGTCTGATACCAGTCAGCAAT GGAATGGGGACCTGATGCGGCTGGAGAGTGTGAGCCCGCTGGAGAGGAAGCGACAGGGCTACATCCACGAGCTCGTCGAGACTGAGGAGCGCTATGTAGAAGACCTTCAGCTGGCTCTTCAG GTTTTTCACAAGCCCATGTCTGAATCTGGCCGCCTGACAGACTCTGAGATGAACATGATCTTTGTCAACTGGAATGAGCTCATTGCCTCCAACACTGCACTTCTCAA GGCCCTGCAGCCACGGAAGTCAGCCGCCGGGGAAGGGGTGCCTGTGCAGATGATCGGCGACGTCCTGGCTTCCCACCTGTCCTCCATGCAGCCGTACATACTGTTCTGCAGCTGTCAGCTTAATGCAGCCGCCCTGTTGCAGCACAAGACTGACCAAGAGCCCGACTTCAAGATCTTCCTAAAG AAAATTGCCACTGATTATCGCTGCAAAGGCATGCCACTGTCTAGCTTCCTGCTCAAACCTATGCAGAGGATTACGCGCTATCCTCTCATCATCAAGAAC ATCCTGGAAAGCACGCCTGAGACTCACGTGGACCACAGCCACCTGCAGGAGGCCCTGGAGAAGGCAGAGGAGCTTTGCTTGCAGGTCAATGAGGGGGTTCGGGAGAAGGAGAATTCGGATAGACTTGAGTGGATCCAGGCCCATGTGCAACGTGAAGGTATCATTGAG AATTTGACCTTCAACTCCCTGACCAATTGCATGGGTCCTCGTAAAATTCTGCACAGCGGGAAGTTGTGCAAGACCAAGAGCAACAAGGAGCTGCACGTGTTCCTCTTCAAtgacttccttctctttacccAACTCGCCAAGCAGTTTTCTTCATCTGGGGGAGATAGACTGTTCAGCTCCAAGTCTAACGCACAGTTCAAGATATATAAGACG CCAGTGTTTCTGAACGAGGTCCTGGTGAAGTTTCCCTCTGATCCTTCCAGTGATGACCCAATCTTCCACATCTCGCACGTCGAACGCATCTATTCCTTCAAGACTGAGAACGTCAACGAAAG GACATCCTGGGTGCAGAAGATTAAAGCTGCGTCAGATAATTTCATTGACATGGAAAAGAAAAGGCGAGAAAAGGCCTATCAAG CACGCTCTGTTAAGACCAGCGGTATTGGACGTCTGCTCGTGACCGTGCAGGAGGCCGTGGAGCTAAAGTCATCGAAATCCACCG GAAAATGTAACTCATACTGTGAGGTATCGGTGGGAGTGCAGAGCTATAGCTCTCGTACCCTGACAGACGCACTCAATCCAAAATGGAATTTTAACTGCCAGTTCTTCATCAGAGACCTCTATCAGGATGTCCTGTGTATTGCAATCTTTGAAAAGAACCAGTTTTCCCCTGACG ATTTCTTGGGTCGTGCGGAACTTCCTGTGGCAACAATCAAGAAGGAGTTTGAGAACAAGGGGCCGTCAAACCGTCGGCTGCTGCTGCACGAGGTGCCAACTGGGGAAGTTGTGATCCGGCTGGACCTGCAGCTCTTTGATCAGAAGACGTGA
- the pfn4 gene encoding profilin-4 isoform X1, producing the protein MNRLQIFIDDCLIRTKHVEGAAILTIKNASVAAASARFNILPQVRMFIDCFKHIEVTRERGLSFQDKSYTCVRADRNSVYSKSNGHGLILVKTALYIIVATYNENMYPSVCVEAVEKLGTMTYHYHCPGRYNSILQPR; encoded by the exons ATGAATCGGCTGCAAATTTTTATTGATGATTGCCTAATAAGAACTAAACACGTAGAAGGCGCCGCAATCTTGACCATAAAAAACGCGAGCGTAGCCGCAGCGTCGGCTAGGTTTAAT ATTCTTCCACAGGTCCGGATGTTTATTGATTGTTTCAAGCACATTGAAGTCACTCGGGAAAGGGGTCTCTCCTTCCAGGACAAATCCTACACATGTGTCAGAGCTGACAGGAACTCTGTGTACTCCAAATCC AATGGACACGGTCTCATACTTGTGAAGACAGCCTTGTACATCATTGTGGCCACCTACAATGAAAACATGTACCCAAGCGTTTGTGTTGAAGCCGTTGAGAAGCTGGGTACGATGACATACCATTATCATTGTCCCGGAAGATACAATTCAATTTTGCAGCCAAGGTAA
- the pfn4 gene encoding profilin-4 isoform X2, with the protein MNRLQIFIDDCLIRTKHVEGAAILTIKNASVAAASARFNILPQVRMFIDCFKHIEVTRERGLSFQDKSYTCVRADRNSVYSKSNGHGLILVKTALYIIVATYNENMYPSVCVEAVEKLADYLREKEK; encoded by the exons ATGAATCGGCTGCAAATTTTTATTGATGATTGCCTAATAAGAACTAAACACGTAGAAGGCGCCGCAATCTTGACCATAAAAAACGCGAGCGTAGCCGCAGCGTCGGCTAGGTTTAAT ATTCTTCCACAGGTCCGGATGTTTATTGATTGTTTCAAGCACATTGAAGTCACTCGGGAAAGGGGTCTCTCCTTCCAGGACAAATCCTACACATGTGTCAGAGCTGACAGGAACTCTGTGTACTCCAAATCC AATGGACACGGTCTCATACTTGTGAAGACAGCCTTGTACATCATTGTGGCCACCTACAATGAAAACATGTACCCAAGCGTTTGTGTTGAAGCCGTTGAGAAGCTGG CTGACTATCttagagaaaaagaaaaatga